A stretch of the Flavobacterium aquiphilum genome encodes the following:
- a CDS encoding nucleoside hydrolase-like domain-containing protein, with product MNMKICFYLFCFLTPFFSVNGQQPTSQKPRILISTDIGGTDPDDNQSMTHLLMYSDKFEIEGLISSPSYGNGSKQEIIKMIDLYEKDLPKLQKHQSGFASPKYLRSISKQGYRGNVSFIGIGYSNATEGSNWIVKCAKKKSSQPLWILCWGGLEDLAQALHDAPEIHNKIRVYWIGGPNKKWSANSYAYIVANFPNLWFIEDNSSYYGLFSHSDEPDSVTASNYYDKYIQDKSFLGKDFKNYYQGEVKMGDTPSLLYMMDGNPEDPTRESWGGSFEKFDYSPRVVLDHATSIKDTVAFCSIVEFRFKGPKIKAEKESIQFWMEVPYGKTVQKWPGYYIEEGIYAIRYIPKKAEVLNYKFSSDIKEINGKEGALVVDNLWPGKQNKSDYKLGDDWFTDKQAKELYFGKIQGGKTVLKWRDEILMDWAKRWNWLNEE from the coding sequence ATGAACATGAAGATTTGTTTTTATTTGTTTTGTTTTTTAACTCCATTTTTTTCGGTAAATGGTCAGCAACCAACGTCTCAAAAACCACGAATACTCATAAGTACTGATATTGGAGGGACAGATCCTGATGATAATCAATCGATGACCCATTTACTAATGTATAGTGACAAATTCGAAATAGAAGGACTAATCTCATCTCCATCTTATGGGAACGGCAGTAAACAAGAGATAATTAAGATGATTGATTTGTATGAAAAGGATCTTCCTAAATTGCAAAAGCATCAGTCTGGATTTGCATCTCCAAAGTATTTGCGTTCGATATCAAAACAAGGTTATCGTGGAAATGTATCTTTTATAGGTATAGGTTATTCAAATGCAACAGAAGGCTCCAACTGGATTGTAAAATGTGCTAAAAAGAAAAGTTCTCAGCCTTTGTGGATACTGTGTTGGGGTGGTTTGGAAGATTTAGCACAAGCTTTGCATGATGCACCTGAGATTCATAATAAAATTCGTGTGTATTGGATAGGGGGACCAAATAAAAAATGGAGTGCCAATAGTTACGCTTACATTGTTGCAAATTTTCCAAACTTATGGTTTATTGAAGATAATTCTTCTTACTACGGCTTGTTTTCGCATAGTGACGAACCTGATAGTGTAACTGCTTCAAATTATTATGATAAGTATATTCAGGATAAAAGTTTTTTGGGCAAGGATTTTAAAAATTATTACCAGGGAGAAGTCAAAATGGGAGACACTCCTTCATTGCTTTATATGATGGATGGTAATCCCGAAGACCCAACACGTGAGAGTTGGGGAGGCAGTTTCGAAAAGTTTGATTATAGTCCAAGAGTTGTGTTAGATCATGCAACATCTATTAAAGATACCGTTGCATTTTGTTCTATAGTAGAGTTTCGATTCAAAGGGCCAAAAATAAAAGCCGAGAAAGAATCAATTCAATTCTGGATGGAGGTTCCTTACGGTAAAACAGTTCAGAAATGGCCAGGGTATTACATAGAGGAAGGGATTTACGCCATAAGATACATTCCAAAAAAAGCCGAAGTTTTAAATTATAAATTTTCTTCTGACATTAAGGAAATTAATGGAAAAGAAGGAGCATTGGTCGTAGATAATTTATGGCCTGGAAAACAAAATAAGTCAGATTATAAACTGGGAGATGATTGGTTTACTGATAAGCAGGCTAAAGAGCTTTATTTTGGTAAGATACAAGGAGGGAAAACTGTTTTGAAGTGGAGAGATGAAATTTTAATGGATTGGGCAAAGCGGTGGAATTGGCTTAATGAGGAATGA